The Peribacillus simplex genome contains a region encoding:
- a CDS encoding flavodoxin domain-containing protein, with protein sequence MQAMGSMSCKVAIVYHSAGGNTKALAEALASLLPVAGLYRMNEFDLHTLPDYDALIVGTYTWGNGELPAKSAAFYKELEQLPIAHLKTGVFGTGETNYHHFCGAVDHFRDMLFAKSQLLVTLKIEQMYQESDLPRLQKFAWLFQD encoded by the coding sequence ATGCAAGCAATGGGTTCGATGAGCTGTAAAGTTGCCATTGTCTATCATTCTGCCGGAGGCAATACAAAAGCGCTTGCTGAAGCCCTCGCTTCCCTTTTACCTGTAGCTGGGCTATATCGAATGAATGAATTCGACTTACATACATTGCCGGATTACGATGCATTGATCGTCGGCACCTATACATGGGGCAATGGGGAACTTCCCGCTAAGTCAGCAGCCTTTTATAAAGAACTGGAACAGTTGCCTATCGCTCATCTGAAAACGGGAGTCTTCGGAACTGGCGAAACCAACTATCATCATTTTTGTGGTGCGGTCGATCATTTCCGGGACATGTTATTTGCCAAGAGCCAGTTATTGGTGACATTGAAGATAGAACAGATGTATCAAGAATCGGACTTGCCCAGACTTCAAAAGTTCGCCTGGCTATTCCAGGACTGA
- a CDS encoding ribonucleoside-diphosphate reductase subunit alpha: MTQTYNSTISENVTETKSIQLEMLSKEFEGHLDMEKFKKRFTKWLDRKSDSTEEQASRKLIQLALESVDIDAPDWTFVAAAELLNTMYRDAQANRGYEGKSYGPFYELITELSQLSEGQRYPIYKSELLSSYTKAEIEELGSVIDPEKDKLFSYIGIYLLNDRYLARPQKDKVYELPQERFMIIAMEIMRLEKTEHRLQLIKEAYWAMSNLYMTVATPTLSNAGKTHGQLSSCFIDAIEDSIDGIYLSNYDAAKVSKFGGGVGLYVGKVRSLGSDIRGFSGNSSGTTPWIRLFNQTAVSVDQLGQRKGAIAIYLDAWHKDIMSFLDLKTQNGDDRLKAHDIFTGVCIPDLFMEAVRDRKEWYLFDPHTVKQTLGFSLEDLYDEKKGEGSFRNHYALAVEAAENGKLPNYSFEKIKAMDIMKSIMISQLEEGVPYMFYRDEVNRKNPNKHKGMIYCSNLCTEIAQNLSPSTITDEYETEDGDVVVVRKSGDFVVCNLSSINLPRAVGSDVLERLIPIQIRMLDNVIDVNNLPVKQASISNKRYRAIGLGTFGWHHLLATQNIYWESDEAVHYADALYEKIAYLTIKASNELAKEKGSYPYFEGSDWHTGDYFELRDYTDQKWMDLKADVQEHGTRNGYLMAIAPNSSTAKIGNSTDGIDPLYEIEFYEEKKNFKFKVTAPGLTPNTYEYYKKTRFNLDQLESIRQNAARQRHIDQAISFNLYVHNTIKAKVLLDIHLTAWESGLKSTYYVRSTSSEYDNACESCSS, encoded by the coding sequence ATGACTCAAACATATAACTCTACCATAAGTGAAAATGTCACAGAAACGAAATCCATCCAGCTCGAGATGTTATCAAAGGAATTCGAAGGCCATCTCGATATGGAAAAGTTCAAAAAGCGTTTTACAAAATGGCTAGATCGCAAAAGTGACTCAACCGAAGAACAGGCATCAAGAAAACTGATTCAGCTCGCTCTTGAAAGTGTGGATATCGATGCTCCGGATTGGACGTTCGTTGCTGCAGCAGAACTGTTGAATACAATGTATAGGGATGCACAAGCCAATCGAGGTTATGAAGGCAAGAGTTATGGCCCATTCTATGAGCTGATCACGGAACTCTCCCAGCTTTCGGAAGGTCAGCGTTATCCCATTTATAAATCAGAACTGCTATCTTCATATACGAAAGCGGAAATTGAGGAATTGGGTTCGGTGATCGACCCGGAAAAAGATAAATTATTCTCTTACATAGGCATCTACTTATTGAACGACCGCTATCTGGCCCGCCCACAAAAGGACAAGGTCTACGAACTGCCACAAGAACGATTCATGATCATCGCGATGGAAATCATGAGATTGGAAAAAACGGAGCACCGCCTGCAACTTATAAAAGAAGCATACTGGGCCATGTCCAATCTTTATATGACCGTTGCGACTCCTACACTATCCAATGCAGGTAAAACACATGGACAATTAAGCTCTTGCTTTATCGACGCAATTGAAGATTCCATTGACGGAATCTACCTATCAAACTACGATGCAGCAAAAGTATCCAAATTTGGCGGCGGTGTCGGTCTTTACGTCGGTAAGGTTCGCTCGCTTGGTTCCGATATCCGGGGTTTCTCTGGAAACAGTTCCGGCACGACTCCCTGGATTCGACTATTTAACCAGACAGCCGTAAGTGTCGATCAACTGGGTCAACGTAAAGGTGCCATCGCGATTTACTTGGATGCCTGGCATAAAGATATCATGAGCTTCCTCGATTTGAAGACTCAAAACGGGGATGACAGATTAAAAGCCCATGATATTTTTACAGGTGTATGCATACCCGATTTATTCATGGAAGCTGTACGCGACAGAAAAGAATGGTATCTTTTCGATCCGCATACCGTTAAGCAAACCCTTGGATTTTCGCTTGAAGATCTTTATGACGAGAAGAAAGGCGAAGGAAGCTTCAGGAATCATTATGCACTTGCTGTCGAGGCCGCAGAAAATGGCAAGCTTCCAAACTATAGCTTTGAAAAAATCAAGGCGATGGACATCATGAAAAGCATCATGATTTCTCAATTAGAAGAAGGCGTACCGTATATGTTCTACCGCGATGAAGTGAATCGGAAGAATCCCAATAAACATAAAGGTATGATTTATTGTTCCAACCTTTGCACGGAGATTGCCCAAAACCTAAGCCCTTCGACGATCACGGATGAATACGAAACAGAAGATGGAGATGTTGTTGTGGTTCGTAAAAGCGGCGATTTCGTAGTCTGCAACCTTTCATCCATTAACTTGCCCCGGGCAGTTGGCAGCGATGTTCTGGAAAGATTGATTCCCATTCAGATCCGCATGCTGGATAATGTCATTGATGTGAATAATCTTCCTGTCAAACAAGCATCCATCTCGAACAAACGTTACCGGGCAATTGGTTTAGGAACGTTTGGATGGCATCATTTACTTGCCACACAGAATATTTATTGGGAATCCGATGAGGCTGTTCACTATGCAGATGCTTTATACGAAAAGATCGCTTACTTAACAATCAAGGCATCCAACGAATTGGCCAAGGAAAAAGGATCATACCCATATTTTGAAGGATCTGACTGGCATACAGGGGACTATTTCGAACTGCGTGACTATACAGATCAAAAATGGATGGATTTAAAAGCAGACGTTCAGGAACACGGGACCCGCAATGGATATTTAATGGCCATCGCCCCCAATTCTTCGACAGCTAAAATCGGTAATTCCACGGATGGAATCGATCCTTTGTATGAAATTGAATTTTACGAAGAAAAGAAAAACTTCAAATTCAAAGTGACCGCGCCTGGCTTGACGCCAAATACGTATGAATATTATAAAAAGACGCGATTTAATTTGGACCAACTGGAAAGCATCAGGCAAAATGCAGCCCGCCAACGCCATATTGACCAAGCAATCAGCTTTAATCTGTATGTACACAATACAATCAAAGCGAAGGTCCTATTGGATATCCATTTAACGGCATGGGAAAGCGGATTGAAATCAACGTATTATGTTCGTTCGACTTCTTCCGAATATGATAATGCCTGCGAAAGCTGTTCAAGTTAA
- the modB gene encoding molybdate ABC transporter permease subunit has translation MTGDFWSPVRLSIQVAGLSGILVFILGIIMARMMAKKQFRGRVLLETAFLLPLVLPPSVVGFLLIVIFGKSGVPGQFIERVFDQPLMFTWWAAVIASTVVAFPLMYQSAKTGFEGIDEEIENAARVDGAGEWRLFLNVSLPLAVKSIVTGAILSSARALGEFGATLMFAGNIPGQTQTIPTAIYIAMDSGNMTLAWLWVAVIIVISFIMLFIVTYIK, from the coding sequence ATGACAGGAGATTTTTGGTCACCAGTCAGGCTATCGATACAAGTAGCGGGACTATCGGGTATCCTTGTTTTCATTTTAGGAATTATCATGGCGCGAATGATGGCTAAAAAGCAATTCAGGGGAAGGGTCCTGTTGGAAACAGCGTTTTTATTGCCGCTTGTATTGCCGCCTTCCGTCGTTGGGTTTTTATTGATTGTGATTTTTGGCAAGAGTGGGGTGCCGGGACAATTCATTGAAAGGGTTTTTGATCAGCCCCTGATGTTCACATGGTGGGCCGCGGTCATTGCATCTACCGTGGTAGCGTTTCCGCTTATGTACCAATCCGCTAAAACGGGCTTTGAAGGTATAGATGAAGAAATCGAAAATGCAGCAAGGGTTGATGGTGCCGGCGAGTGGAGATTGTTCCTGAATGTATCCCTTCCATTGGCGGTCAAATCCATCGTCACAGGTGCCATCTTGAGTTCTGCTCGTGCGCTGGGGGAATTCGGAGCCACTCTCATGTTTGCCGGAAACATTCCCGGACAGACACAAACCATACCGACTGCGATTTATATCGCGATGGACTCCGGGAATATGACATTAGCCTGGCTGTGGGTTGCCGTAATCATTGTCATTTCATTCATTATGCTCTTTATCGTGACCTACATAAAATGA
- a CDS encoding ribonucleotide-diphosphate reductase subunit beta, translating to MTNHIKKIRMLEPTHPTKATGVFKGEASGFLLWNDIQYEKFYDTYTQLINNFWKPSSVNMIQDKKQWGELDEDIQDAFLDILTMIAGMDSLQTPTLVEILRYIKDPAAKAILANMAQQESIHNESYSYILASLIPVGKQKQLFDRIKEHPEVIKRNQPIVDAYQTFVDDPSPQHLFEALIHSTNLEGIYFYLAFAFYYNLGRQNLMTGSATMISYIHRDEMVHFDFIGMLVQILMYEYPELNNEENTKFIYTTIEKAVELEKEWSEYMLEDIQTKADLDLEEFNEYIEYIANKRLRMLGLENLYKEYGENPMPWIKTFDDESIGLTKTDFFEQKSRTYSQVNASNGFDEL from the coding sequence ATGACCAATCATATCAAAAAGATTCGGATGCTCGAACCTACGCATCCAACCAAGGCAACCGGTGTTTTCAAAGGAGAAGCTTCAGGCTTCCTCCTTTGGAACGATATTCAGTATGAAAAGTTCTATGATACGTATACACAGCTCATCAATAACTTTTGGAAGCCTTCGAGCGTGAACATGATTCAGGATAAAAAACAGTGGGGCGAATTGGACGAAGATATCCAGGACGCTTTTCTCGATATCCTTACGATGATTGCCGGAATGGACAGTCTTCAAACACCCACTTTAGTAGAAATCCTTCGGTACATCAAAGATCCGGCGGCAAAAGCTATCCTGGCCAACATGGCCCAGCAGGAATCGATCCATAATGAATCTTATTCCTATATCCTTGCTTCCTTGATTCCTGTAGGCAAACAAAAACAGCTTTTCGACCGCATTAAAGAACATCCTGAAGTGATTAAGCGCAACCAACCGATCGTTGATGCTTATCAAACGTTCGTGGACGATCCCAGCCCTCAGCATTTATTCGAGGCACTGATCCATTCAACGAACCTTGAAGGGATATATTTCTATCTGGCTTTCGCCTTTTATTATAATTTAGGACGACAAAATTTAATGACCGGTTCCGCTACGATGATATCCTATATTCATCGCGATGAAATGGTCCATTTCGATTTCATTGGAATGCTCGTTCAAATCTTGATGTATGAATACCCTGAGTTAAATAATGAAGAAAACACGAAGTTCATCTATACAACGATTGAAAAAGCAGTCGAACTCGAAAAAGAATGGTCTGAATATATGCTCGAAGATATCCAAACCAAAGCCGATCTCGATTTGGAAGAATTCAATGAGTACATCGAATATATCGCCAACAAACGGTTACGTATGCTAGGCCTTGAAAATTTGTATAAAGAGTATGGCGAGAATCCGATGCCATGGATCAAAACGTTCGATGATGAATCCATCGGACTTACCAAAACCGATTTCTTCGAACAAAAGTCAAGGACATACAGTCAAGTAAATGCAAGCAATGGGTTCGATGAGCTGTAA
- a CDS encoding manganese-dependent inorganic pyrophosphatase: protein MEKVLVFGHKNPDTDTICSAIAYADLKKQLGINAEPVRLGEVNGETQFALDQFKFEAPRLVEKVAGEAEGVILVDHNERQQSAEDIDQVRVLEVIDHHRIANFETSDPLYYRAEPVGCTATILNKIYKENGIEVPKAIAGLMLSAIISDSLLFKSPTCTEQDVAAAMELAAIAGVDAETYGLEMLKAGADLSDKTIAQLITLDAKEFSMGMAKVEIAQVNAVDPNEVLAKQAELEAAIEAVIAEKELDLFLFVVTDILTNDSAALALGKAAYAVEKAYDVSLNNNIAVLEGVVSRKKQIVPVLTDVFSK, encoded by the coding sequence TTGGAAAAAGTATTAGTTTTTGGACATAAAAACCCGGATACAGACACAATCTGTTCAGCAATCGCTTATGCAGACCTGAAAAAGCAGTTAGGTATCAACGCTGAACCAGTTCGTCTGGGTGAAGTGAATGGTGAAACTCAATTTGCATTGGACCAATTCAAATTCGAAGCTCCCCGCCTTGTGGAAAAAGTTGCAGGGGAAGCTGAAGGCGTAATCCTGGTCGATCATAACGAACGCCAGCAAAGTGCTGAAGATATTGACCAAGTCCGTGTGTTGGAAGTTATCGACCATCACCGTATCGCTAACTTTGAAACAAGCGATCCTTTATATTACCGTGCGGAACCAGTTGGCTGCACGGCAACCATTTTAAATAAAATTTATAAAGAAAACGGCATTGAAGTCCCTAAGGCAATCGCAGGTCTTATGCTGTCTGCCATCATTTCCGATTCGTTATTGTTCAAATCGCCTACATGCACGGAGCAAGACGTTGCAGCAGCAATGGAACTGGCTGCCATTGCGGGAGTCGACGCTGAAACATACGGCTTGGAAATGTTGAAAGCCGGAGCTGACTTGAGCGACAAAACGATTGCCCAGCTTATCACTCTTGATGCAAAAGAATTCTCCATGGGAATGGCTAAAGTGGAGATAGCACAGGTCAATGCGGTAGATCCGAACGAGGTCCTTGCTAAGCAAGCAGAATTGGAAGCGGCGATTGAAGCGGTCATCGCTGAGAAGGAATTGGACTTATTCCTATTTGTCGTAACGGATATCTTGACTAATGATTCTGCTGCTTTGGCTCTTGGTAAAGCAGCTTATGCAGTGGAAAAAGCATACGACGTTTCATTAAACAATAACATCGCCGTCTTAGAAGGCGTTGTATCGCGTAAAAAACAAATCGTGCCGGTCTTAACGGACGTATTCAGCAAATAA
- a CDS encoding cold-shock protein, whose protein sequence is MVQGKVKWFNAEKGFGFIEVEGQDDVFVHFSAIQGEGFKTLEEGQEVSFEIEQGARGPQAANVQK, encoded by the coding sequence ATGGTACAAGGTAAAGTAAAATGGTTTAACGCAGAAAAAGGTTTCGGTTTCATCGAAGTTGAAGGCCAAGACGATGTATTCGTACATTTCTCAGCTATCCAAGGCGAAGGCTTCAAAACGCTTGAAGAAGGCCAAGAAGTTTCTTTCGAAATCGAGCAAGGCGCTCGTGGACCACAAGCAGCTAACGTTCAAAAATAA
- a CDS encoding SulP family inorganic anion transporter, translating into MNTSGYKQEWFGNVRGDVLSGIVVALALIPEAIAFSIIAGVDPMVGLYASFCIAIVISFVGGRPGMISAATGAMALVMVDLVKDHGLNNLLAATILTGLLQILLGVLKIRNLMKFIPKPVMTGFVNSLAILIFTAQLTHFVGETWIMYVMTAVSLAIIYLFPLITKVIPSPLVAIIFMTIVAVATGATVRTVGDMGQLTEALPMFMLPDIPFTFKTLAIIFPYSIALAFVGLLESLLTAQIVDEMTDTDSNKNKEAKGQGISNIIAGCFGGMAGCAMIGQSGINIKSGGRGRLSTFVAGAFLMVLIVVLNDVLIKIPMAALVAVMIMVSIGTFDWSSLKRLTKAPKSDAAVMIVTVLIVLYTHDLSKGVFAGVLLSMIFFSAKISKVAVEKTEDIQAKKIIYHISGQVFFASVQDFVSKFDFKEKADSIVIDFSHSKIWDASAVGAVDTVVLKYQLLGIPVQVQGLDEESSLLLERLATSESKIS; encoded by the coding sequence TTGAATACATCTGGATACAAACAGGAATGGTTTGGCAACGTTAGAGGAGATGTTCTATCCGGTATAGTCGTTGCCTTGGCATTGATTCCGGAGGCGATTGCCTTTTCGATCATTGCCGGCGTTGACCCGATGGTTGGTCTTTATGCCTCATTCTGCATTGCCATCGTCATCTCTTTTGTCGGCGGAAGGCCGGGAATGATATCGGCGGCCACTGGCGCAATGGCACTCGTCATGGTCGATCTTGTAAAAGATCATGGCTTGAACAATTTACTTGCTGCAACAATATTGACCGGTTTGCTGCAAATTTTACTAGGGGTTTTAAAAATTAGGAATTTAATGAAGTTCATACCGAAGCCGGTCATGACTGGTTTTGTGAATTCTTTAGCCATCTTGATTTTCACGGCACAGCTCACCCATTTCGTGGGCGAAACATGGATCATGTATGTCATGACAGCCGTTTCTTTAGCTATCATTTATCTTTTTCCGCTGATCACGAAAGTCATTCCTTCACCGCTTGTCGCCATCATATTCATGACGATCGTTGCAGTTGCCACTGGGGCTACGGTGCGGACGGTTGGGGATATGGGGCAATTGACCGAAGCGCTTCCGATGTTCATGCTTCCAGATATCCCTTTCACCTTCAAAACTTTGGCGATCATTTTCCCTTATTCCATAGCCCTTGCATTTGTTGGGCTGCTTGAATCATTATTGACAGCTCAAATAGTCGATGAGATGACTGACACGGACAGTAATAAAAATAAGGAAGCCAAAGGCCAGGGGATTTCGAACATCATTGCCGGATGCTTTGGCGGCATGGCGGGATGTGCGATGATCGGCCAATCCGGTATCAATATTAAATCGGGAGGAAGGGGCCGGCTCTCCACTTTTGTAGCTGGCGCATTCCTTATGGTATTAATCGTGGTATTGAATGATGTCCTTATAAAAATCCCGATGGCTGCACTTGTCGCAGTCATGATCATGGTTTCAATCGGGACCTTTGACTGGTCTTCCCTAAAGAGGCTCACAAAAGCTCCAAAGTCGGATGCAGCCGTGATGATCGTGACGGTCCTCATTGTCCTTTATACACATGATTTATCAAAAGGTGTATTTGCCGGAGTGCTCTTGAGCATGATTTTCTTCTCGGCTAAAATTTCTAAAGTGGCTGTGGAGAAAACGGAAGATATCCAGGCTAAGAAAATCATTTATCATATCAGCGGGCAAGTATTTTTCGCTTCTGTCCAGGACTTTGTTTCGAAGTTCGACTTCAAGGAAAAAGCCGATTCGATCGTCATCGACTTTTCCCATTCTAAAATCTGGGATGCTTCAGCAGTCGGTGCTGTTGATACGGTTGTCCTTAAATATCAGCTTCTGGGAATACCTGTCCAAGTGCAAGGACTCGATGAAGAAAGTTCGTTATTGCTTGAAAGACTCGCCACCTCAGAAAGTAAAATATCTTGA
- the spx gene encoding transcriptional regulator Spx: protein MVTIYTTPSSLACRKAKAWLKKNEISFNERNLYSQPLSIEEIKEILRKTEGGTDEIISTRSKKFKSLNIDINNTPLNDLCKLIQDNPDLLRRPIIFDHKNLHAGYNEEEMGRFLPRKVRHVQLWRAISQLA, encoded by the coding sequence ATGGTAACAATTTATACTACTCCAAGCAGTCTAGCATGTCGTAAAGCAAAAGCTTGGCTTAAGAAGAACGAAATTTCCTTTAATGAACGCAACCTATATTCCCAACCTCTTTCTATAGAAGAAATAAAAGAGATTTTACGTAAAACGGAAGGCGGGACAGATGAAATCATCTCAACCCGTTCCAAAAAATTCAAAAGCCTGAATATCGATATAAATAATACACCACTTAATGATCTTTGCAAGCTTATCCAAGATAACCCGGATTTACTTCGCCGGCCAATCATTTTCGACCATAAGAACTTGCATGCAGGATATAATGAAGAAGAAATGGGACGCTTCCTTCCAAGGAAGGTCCGTCATGTACAATTATGGCGTGCAATCAGCCAATTGGCTTAA